Proteins from a single region of Primulina tabacum isolate GXHZ01 chromosome 5, ASM2559414v2, whole genome shotgun sequence:
- the LOC142547280 gene encoding large ribosomal subunit protein uL13w-like, whose amino-acid sequence MVSGSGTCAKIVVVDARHHMLGRLSSILAKELLNGQKVVVVRCEEICLSGGLVRQKMKYSRFRRKRMNTKPSHGPIHFRAPSKILWRTIRGMIPHKTKRGAAALARLKAYEGVPPPYDKTKRMVIPDALKVLRLQAGHKYCLLGRLSSEVGWNHYDIIRELEKKRKERAQTMYERKKQLRKLRVKAEKVAEEKLGSQLDVIAPTKY is encoded by the exons ATGGTTTCAGGTTCTGGGACTTGCGCGAAGATAGTGGTGGTGGACGCGAGGCACCACATGCTCGGCCGTCTGTCATCCATTTTGGCTAAAGAACTCCTGAATGGGCAAAAAGTAGTCGTGGTTCGCTGCGAGGAAATCTGCCTCTCAGGTGGGCTTGTGAGGCAGAAGATGAAGTACTCGCGGTTTCGCCGCAAGCGCATGAACACCAAGCCATCTCATGGGCCGATTCATTTCAGGGCTCCCTCCAAGATTTTGTGGCGGACAATCCGTGG TATGATTCCGCACAAAACTAAGCGAGGAGCCGCCGCACTTGCACGATTGAAGGCATATGAAGGTGTACCACCACCATATGACAAGACGAAGAGGATGGTTATTCCTGATGCTCTCAA AGTGTTGAGGCTCCAAGCTGGTCACAAATATTGTTTGCTGGGTAGACTCTCATCTGAGGTTGGATGGAACCATTATGATATTATCAGA GAATTGGAGAAGAAGAGGAAAGAAAGAGCTCAGACAATGTACGAGAGAAAGAAGCAGCTGAGAAAACTCAGAGTCAAAGCCGAGAAGGTCGCAGAAGAGAAGCTTGGTTCCCAACTAGATGTTATTGCTCCTACCAAGTACTGA